A genomic window from Fibrobacterota bacterium includes:
- a CDS encoding CCA tRNA nucleotidyltransferase: MSTARVYHWVHAMTRLSIDWTENDAPLTVVRTLREAGHEAWLAGGCVRDLLLGATPKDFDIASSATPHEVRQLFPVTIPVQPELGVTMVIHGTQKLEVTAFRMEGPYLDGRRPSHVVPTTAQGDVQRRDFSINGLLLDPQTGEVVDHVGGIDDLNAKVLRAIGVAHDRFSEDHLRILRAVRFAVRLGFSIEDSTWQAMCGLSGKVSLLSGERILEELAKMFTQGPFARSLELLLDCGVLEAVSPELATALENPASRQRLVRWLQVPTVSSELWPGLLAAPLCPWWEELNPRIGCAVRPAQEKFLERIRCSKTQIEAARLLWTRWSSLQSAPAKPSQWAPILRDRHFPSLREALGLQALAEPTPPPLEALDQLHASLPKAPPSLGVEFQQAGVPKGPKLGEAIREADRRIIDEGAIPGPDLVAAVAEFILGSP; the protein is encoded by the coding sequence ATGTCGACCGCTCGAGTGTACCATTGGGTCCACGCCATGACCAGACTCAGTATCGACTGGACCGAAAACGACGCGCCGCTTACTGTCGTACGAACCCTTCGGGAGGCAGGCCACGAAGCCTGGCTCGCCGGTGGATGCGTGCGCGACCTGCTTTTGGGGGCCACTCCCAAGGACTTCGACATCGCCAGCTCCGCCACTCCGCACGAGGTGCGGCAGCTGTTTCCCGTCACGATTCCCGTCCAGCCGGAACTTGGCGTGACGATGGTCATCCACGGGACGCAAAAACTCGAGGTGACCGCCTTTCGGATGGAAGGCCCCTATCTGGATGGTCGACGTCCCTCCCACGTGGTTCCCACCACAGCTCAAGGTGACGTACAACGCCGTGATTTTTCCATCAACGGACTGCTGCTGGATCCCCAGACCGGCGAGGTGGTGGATCATGTTGGGGGCATCGACGATCTGAACGCCAAGGTATTGCGGGCGATCGGCGTGGCCCACGACCGGTTTTCCGAAGACCACTTGCGGATTCTGCGCGCCGTGCGATTTGCCGTGCGACTGGGTTTTTCCATCGAAGACTCCACCTGGCAGGCCATGTGCGGGTTGTCCGGCAAAGTCTCGCTCCTGTCCGGAGAGCGCATCCTGGAAGAGCTGGCCAAGATGTTCACCCAAGGTCCCTTCGCTCGGTCTTTGGAGCTTCTGCTGGACTGCGGGGTTTTGGAAGCCGTTTCCCCCGAGCTTGCCACCGCCCTCGAGAACCCCGCTTCTCGCCAACGCTTGGTGCGATGGCTCCAAGTGCCAACGGTTTCGTCCGAACTTTGGCCTGGACTCCTGGCCGCGCCCCTGTGCCCTTGGTGGGAAGAGCTGAACCCTCGGATCGGGTGCGCCGTGCGCCCAGCTCAGGAAAAATTCCTCGAGCGGATCCGTTGCTCCAAGACCCAGATCGAGGCCGCGCGACTGTTGTGGACCCGTTGGAGCTCCCTGCAGTCCGCGCCTGCCAAGCCCTCGCAATGGGCACCCATCCTTCGCGATCGCCACTTCCCGAGCCTGCGGGAGGCCCTCGGGCTCCAAGCCCTCGCCGAGCCGACCCCTCCTCCGCTGGAGGCCTTGGATCAGCTCCACGCCAGCCTTCCCAAGGCTCCGCCCTCCTTGGGGGTGGAATTCCAACAGGCAGGCGTTCCCAAGGGTCCCAAGCTCGGCGAAGCGATCCGGGAAGCCGACCGCCGGATCATCGATGAAGGGGCCATCCCTGGTCCGGACCTCGTGGCTGCGGTTGCGGAGTTTATCTTGGGTTCTCCATGA
- a CDS encoding STAS domain-containing protein gives MASQPPRTYRSGQWMVVECPTGLDATDSAWMREILGQVRDSTWTGVVLDFSGVKGMDSSGRRLLGNFHKGLSEHGRALELVADLPSLQNEFFQESAYTVVNDLSELKRSIHEMAPERLSALLASGVRTGNLLGFRLRCPVCRCDEVRGWIPDPSKHVRQWVDHEITPQQLPAHPEDALAVDAYSVAVCPECLFASSRVDWFDFTGGHLPATLPEGSIDRLAKGFARRRAIVQDQSMDIPTHVMFGMPRLDRAVQCAWALAEESLRSVGRDRSSTDGFGIAVALLMQAKFAREGEDLARFYSAAYVWLRQVSEMVGNYAEDRMAEDHVYLLSVAFALGRETEAIQVGRQIVERWGKDPDMEFWVERSRELLR, from the coding sequence ATGGCCTCTCAACCTCCCAGAACCTATCGTAGCGGCCAATGGATGGTCGTGGAATGTCCAACCGGGTTGGACGCGACGGATTCAGCATGGATGCGGGAAATCCTCGGCCAGGTCCGCGATTCCACCTGGACCGGCGTGGTGCTGGATTTTTCCGGGGTGAAAGGAATGGATTCCTCGGGTCGTCGCTTGCTGGGCAACTTTCACAAGGGCTTGAGCGAGCATGGAAGAGCCTTGGAGCTGGTTGCCGATCTGCCTTCGCTTCAGAATGAATTTTTCCAGGAATCCGCCTACACCGTGGTCAACGACCTGTCCGAACTCAAGCGCAGCATCCATGAAATGGCCCCGGAGAGGTTGTCGGCCCTGCTGGCTTCCGGCGTACGCACCGGAAATCTCCTGGGCTTCCGCTTGCGTTGTCCCGTTTGTCGTTGCGACGAAGTGCGCGGCTGGATTCCGGATCCCAGCAAGCACGTGCGCCAGTGGGTGGATCACGAGATCACCCCTCAACAGCTGCCCGCCCACCCCGAAGACGCTTTGGCCGTGGATGCCTATTCCGTGGCGGTTTGTCCGGAGTGCTTGTTCGCCTCCTCGCGTGTGGATTGGTTCGATTTCACGGGAGGGCATCTGCCGGCCACCTTGCCGGAAGGCTCGATCGACCGCCTGGCCAAAGGGTTCGCCCGTCGGCGTGCCATCGTGCAGGATCAGTCCATGGACATTCCGACCCACGTGATGTTCGGAATGCCGCGATTGGATCGTGCCGTGCAGTGCGCATGGGCGTTGGCGGAAGAATCCCTGCGCAGCGTGGGTCGGGATCGCTCTTCCACGGATGGCTTCGGAATCGCCGTGGCTTTGCTGATGCAGGCCAAGTTCGCCCGGGAGGGCGAGGATCTGGCTCGGTTCTACTCGGCTGCCTACGTGTGGCTTCGGCAGGTTTCCGAGATGGTGGGCAACTACGCGGAAGACCGCATGGCGGAGGATCATGTCTATTTGCTTTCCGTGGCTTTCGCCTTGGGGAGGGAGACGGAGGCCATCCAGGTGGGACGCCAGATCGTCGAACGTTGGGGAAAGGACCCGGACATGGAGTTCTGGGTCGAGCGCTCCCGAGAACTTCTGCGATGA
- a CDS encoding heavy metal-binding domain-containing protein, with protein MSDSGFASGGSTDPNGTSHLEGPVPLPTESPFLSDHGVTEEDMAARAPAATPSGLSQFPSTSVPPGVSPAAYAAAGKTQAVPRSAVNPGSSSGPAPRVDGESLSSFPLFTAENTAENSFANQGSGSIPRPTSSSDLVERLRSILVTTTDSLQGRLVQEYLGVVSSEALVPLDTVLEGAERTGRFSRYKTSQQKLKALEQLVIAELKLEAEKVGGNAVVGTQVRVSLDHSVVLLIATGTAVLVQ; from the coding sequence ATGAGCGATAGCGGTTTCGCCAGTGGTGGCTCCACCGACCCCAACGGCACAAGCCATCTGGAAGGACCGGTTCCGTTGCCCACGGAATCCCCCTTCCTTTCCGACCACGGTGTCACGGAAGAGGACATGGCCGCCCGTGCTCCGGCCGCCACGCCCTCCGGACTCAGTCAATTTCCTTCCACTTCCGTGCCTCCCGGAGTCTCTCCCGCCGCCTATGCGGCCGCGGGCAAGACCCAAGCCGTGCCACGCTCCGCAGTCAACCCGGGCTCCTCCAGCGGTCCCGCACCGCGGGTGGATGGAGAGTCGTTGTCGTCGTTTCCCCTGTTCACGGCGGAAAACACCGCGGAGAATTCCTTCGCCAACCAGGGATCCGGCTCCATTCCGCGTCCCACCTCCTCGTCAGATCTTGTCGAACGGCTCCGTTCGATCCTGGTCACCACCACCGACTCCCTCCAAGGGCGCCTTGTCCAGGAATACCTGGGCGTGGTGAGTTCGGAGGCCTTGGTACCGCTGGACACCGTGTTGGAAGGCGCCGAGCGGACTGGCCGGTTTTCGCGCTACAAGACCTCGCAGCAAAAGCTCAAGGCTCTGGAACAGCTGGTGATCGCCGAGCTCAAACTGGAAGCGGAGAAAGTGGGCGGCAACGCGGTCGTGGGGACCCAGGTGCGTGTTTCACTGGACCATTCGGTGGTGCTTTTGATCGCCACCGGCACGGCGGTGTTGGTGCAGTGA
- a CDS encoding ATP-binding cassette domain-containing protein: MIQFLHVTHTYEGTWKGIDDITFRIEPGEFVFLTGTSGAGKTTLLKHIYMEELPDTGKGGRVLIGLPGEEVFDSNRIRRSRIQRLRRDIGVVFQDFRLLTDRDVWDNVAFALRVRGHSGKLLKRRIEDVLERTRLTSRRHAHPHELSGGEQQRVSIARAIAGEPYIVLADEPTGNLDRENAEGVLDIFRQLHAAGTTIVMATHDLQLLERLPHRQLQLENGRLKTRWF; the protein is encoded by the coding sequence GTGATCCAGTTCCTGCACGTCACGCACACCTACGAAGGCACCTGGAAGGGAATCGACGACATCACCTTCCGGATCGAGCCGGGAGAATTCGTCTTCCTCACCGGGACCAGCGGCGCCGGGAAAACGACGCTTCTCAAGCACATCTACATGGAAGAGCTTCCGGATACCGGCAAAGGGGGGCGCGTGTTGATCGGGCTTCCGGGCGAAGAAGTGTTCGATTCCAACCGGATCCGCCGTTCGCGCATCCAGCGTTTGCGCCGGGACATCGGGGTGGTCTTCCAGGATTTCCGGCTTCTGACCGACCGCGACGTGTGGGACAACGTGGCCTTCGCCCTGCGGGTGCGCGGTCATTCCGGCAAACTGCTCAAGCGCCGCATCGAGGACGTGTTGGAACGCACGCGCCTCACCAGCCGCCGCCACGCCCACCCCCACGAGCTTTCCGGCGGTGAACAACAACGCGTCTCGATCGCCCGGGCCATCGCCGGGGAGCCCTACATCGTGCTGGCCGACGAACCCACCGGCAATCTCGATCGCGAGAATGCGGAAGGCGTTTTGGACATCTTCCGCCAGCTCCATGCCGCCGGAACCACCATCGTCATGGCCACCCACGACCTGCAACTTCTGGAGCGGCTCCCCCACCGCCAGCTCCAACTTGAAAATGGACGCTTGAAGACCAGGTGGTTCTAG
- a CDS encoding ATP-dependent helicase has translation MSLPAASAFPADLSSGPDDLLSGLEPAQREVLLHDFRAQGPLLVLAGAGTGKTTVLTRRLALECRQGHGDSILALTFTRKAAEEMRERTIALLPEGLQPPRIRTFHSLGLAILSEEGGQGWKAAGWTDPPRLLSESELALEFSRFWQERFRAGTPCAPSAGEWTRETARWARPHEAQNLSWVEDWEAWEARKRLTGIAEHHDLLAGALEAVERSESVASRWRTRARTVLVDEFQDTDRTQYRLLKALSEGSSRLVAVGDDDQSIYGFRGAEVRNVLDWTEDHPQGRVVALTANHRSFQPILDAANALFPDKPPAFRKILTARRKGPDPLPVWHRARSGREEAAWVLDHVRQELSQGTRARDICVLGRSHRQINDFLGEVALPRGVEIQTIHAAKGLEWPVVFVIAQDRDAREPSELLSFAQDEERRLFYVACTRARDRLHLSCARTRGDAAHPSPRIDHPWMRLVRPVVRPDPPWWRAWLP, from the coding sequence ATGTCCCTCCCCGCCGCATCCGCCTTCCCCGCGGATCTTTCGTCCGGACCCGATGATCTGTTGTCCGGTTTGGAGCCCGCCCAGCGCGAGGTTCTGCTGCACGATTTCCGCGCCCAAGGCCCCCTTCTGGTGTTGGCGGGAGCGGGAACCGGCAAGACCACCGTGCTCACCCGCCGATTGGCCCTGGAGTGCCGCCAAGGCCACGGCGATTCCATCCTGGCCTTGACCTTCACCCGCAAGGCCGCCGAGGAAATGCGCGAACGCACCATCGCGCTTTTGCCGGAAGGTCTCCAGCCGCCCCGCATCCGCACCTTCCATTCCCTGGGCCTTGCGATTTTGAGCGAGGAGGGTGGTCAGGGTTGGAAAGCCGCGGGATGGACGGATCCGCCACGGCTTCTTTCGGAATCCGAACTGGCCTTGGAGTTCTCGAGGTTTTGGCAGGAGCGGTTCCGGGCGGGAACCCCTTGCGCGCCATCGGCCGGGGAATGGACGCGCGAGACGGCCCGCTGGGCCAGGCCGCACGAGGCGCAGAATCTGTCGTGGGTGGAGGATTGGGAAGCCTGGGAGGCGCGCAAGCGCTTGACAGGAATTGCCGAACACCACGATCTGCTGGCGGGGGCGCTGGAGGCGGTGGAACGCTCGGAATCCGTCGCGTCCCGTTGGAGAACGCGCGCCCGCACGGTGCTGGTGGACGAATTCCAGGACACCGACCGCACCCAGTATCGGCTCCTGAAAGCCTTGTCGGAGGGCAGTTCGCGACTGGTGGCCGTGGGCGACGACGACCAGTCCATCTACGGCTTCCGGGGGGCGGAGGTCCGCAACGTGCTGGATTGGACCGAAGACCACCCCCAAGGCCGCGTGGTGGCCCTGACCGCCAACCACCGCAGTTTCCAACCCATCCTGGATGCGGCCAACGCCTTGTTTCCCGACAAGCCGCCCGCCTTCCGCAAGATCCTGACCGCCCGCCGCAAAGGCCCGGATCCTCTGCCCGTGTGGCATCGGGCGCGATCGGGGCGGGAGGAGGCGGCCTGGGTGCTGGATCATGTCCGTCAGGAATTGTCGCAAGGGACGCGTGCGCGCGACATCTGCGTGCTGGGCCGTTCCCATCGCCAGATCAACGATTTCCTGGGCGAGGTGGCCTTGCCGCGCGGGGTGGAGATCCAGACCATCCACGCCGCCAAGGGGCTGGAATGGCCTGTGGTGTTCGTGATCGCCCAGGATCGGGATGCGAGGGAGCCGTCCGAATTGCTCTCGTTCGCCCAGGACGAAGAACGCAGGCTCTTCTACGTGGCCTGCACCCGCGCCCGCGACCGGCTCCACCTGTCTTGTGCCCGCACGCGCGGCGATGCGGCCCACCCTTCCCCGCGCATCGACCACCCCTGGATGCGATTGGTCCGACCGGTGGTGCGCCCCGATCCGCCGTGGTGGCGGGCGTGGCTTCCGTAG
- the folK gene encoding 2-amino-4-hydroxy-6-hydroxymethyldihydropteridine diphosphokinase: MTEISPVVAYAALGTNLGDRPQALSRARNWIQRIALESKLEESRIFETVPVGPGVQECHLNQIVRFQTLLSAEQILRFFKEVELWLGRRSRPRLHPREIDIDLLFYGETDINLPDLRVPHPGWAARSFVLVPLLDLDPDFHCPVTGISARACLEEHCPHAFEEAWAWSPEVALAV; the protein is encoded by the coding sequence ATGACGGAGATTTCGCCTGTTGTTGCATACGCGGCCCTGGGTACCAACCTCGGTGACCGTCCCCAAGCTCTCAGCCGGGCTCGTAACTGGATTCAGCGCATCGCGCTGGAAAGCAAGCTGGAAGAGAGCCGCATTTTCGAGACCGTGCCGGTGGGTCCAGGTGTGCAGGAATGCCACTTGAACCAGATCGTCCGGTTCCAGACCCTTCTCTCGGCGGAGCAGATCCTTCGCTTCTTCAAGGAAGTGGAACTCTGGCTCGGTCGGCGCAGTCGCCCGCGCCTGCACCCCCGCGAAATCGACATCGACCTTCTGTTCTACGGCGAAACCGACATCAACCTGCCGGATCTTCGGGTGCCCCACCCGGGCTGGGCAGCGCGATCGTTCGTGTTGGTCCCGCTTCTGGACCTGGACCCGGACTTCCACTGTCCGGTCACCGGCATCTCCGCCCGTGCCTGCCTGGAAGAACACTGCCCCCACGCCTTCGAAGAAGCCTGGGCTTGGTCGCCGGAAGTCGCCCTGGCGGTTTAA
- a CDS encoding aminotransferase class I/II-fold pyridoxal phosphate-dependent enzyme: MKPRSIQPSSRLNGVKYEIRGPLARRALELEKAGYEIIKLNIGNPGSFGFRAPETMRLAMIENLREADAYSHQKGIFPAREAVVMQQQTRGVMDVTADDVFMGNGVSELILLSLSALLEQGDEVLLPSPDYPLWTAATVLHGGKPVHYHCRPENGFVPDPEEIRSLITPRTKVIVVISPNNPTGAVYPRPVLEAIARIAEEHQLVVFSDEIYDQILYDGAEHVPMATLVKKTLCGTFGGLSKVYRACGFRVGWLIFSGEKDGARDYLAGLELLTSLRLCSNVPGQWAVQTALGGKQSILDLTRPGGRLYQTRQTLLDCVHQSEFLTVEKPMGAMYAFVGVKPETIADFDDQKFALELLERKHVLVAPGTSFNVGYKNRFRVTLLPDWETTREVFGRIDELLKDMSARS, from the coding sequence ATGAAACCCAGGAGCATCCAGCCCAGTTCCAGACTCAATGGCGTGAAGTACGAGATCCGCGGACCCCTGGCTCGTCGCGCCCTGGAGTTGGAAAAAGCAGGCTACGAGATCATCAAGCTCAATATCGGCAACCCCGGATCGTTTGGATTCCGCGCGCCGGAAACCATGCGCCTGGCGATGATCGAAAACCTGCGCGAAGCCGATGCCTACAGCCACCAGAAGGGGATCTTCCCTGCCCGCGAAGCGGTGGTGATGCAGCAGCAGACGCGCGGGGTCATGGACGTGACCGCCGACGACGTGTTCATGGGAAATGGCGTGAGCGAGCTCATCTTGCTTTCGCTCAGCGCGCTGCTGGAACAGGGTGACGAAGTCCTCCTGCCCAGCCCGGACTATCCGCTGTGGACCGCGGCCACGGTGCTGCACGGCGGCAAGCCGGTCCACTACCACTGCCGGCCCGAAAACGGCTTCGTGCCGGACCCGGAAGAGATCCGATCCTTGATCACGCCCCGCACCAAGGTGATCGTGGTCATTTCCCCCAACAACCCCACCGGCGCGGTCTACCCACGGCCTGTGCTGGAAGCCATCGCGCGCATCGCCGAAGAACACCAATTGGTGGTCTTTTCCGATGAGATCTACGACCAGATCCTTTATGACGGAGCCGAGCACGTGCCAATGGCGACGTTGGTCAAGAAAACCCTCTGCGGAACCTTTGGGGGGCTTTCGAAGGTCTATCGCGCCTGCGGATTCCGCGTGGGTTGGCTGATTTTCAGCGGCGAAAAGGACGGGGCCCGCGACTACCTGGCTGGATTGGAATTGCTCACGTCGTTGCGCTTGTGCTCGAACGTGCCAGGCCAATGGGCCGTGCAAACCGCTTTGGGGGGCAAACAGTCCATCTTGGACCTGACGCGTCCCGGGGGGCGACTGTACCAGACGCGCCAAACTCTGTTGGATTGCGTGCACCAGAGCGAATTTCTCACGGTGGAAAAGCCCATGGGCGCGATGTACGCCTTCGTGGGTGTCAAGCCGGAGACCATCGCCGACTTCGACGACCAGAAATTCGCCTTGGAGTTATTGGAGCGCAAACACGTCTTGGTGGCGCCGGGAACGAGCTTCAACGTGGGTTACAAGAACCGCTTCCGGGTCACGTTGCTTCCGGATTGGGAAACCACCCGGGAGGTGTTCGGACGCATCGACGAACTCCTCAAGGACATGTCCGCCCGTTCTTGA